A genomic stretch from Astatotilapia calliptera chromosome 4, fAstCal1.2, whole genome shotgun sequence includes:
- the arhgap23a gene encoding rho GTPase-activating protein 23 isoform X1, translating into MLVASDADLTKLSAPMPAAMLPCPAPAGSDWSFQNPVGVDCSSPEPRCIWLAVLRGGTTSEPPTSPPAMPIGHSQSSHQPRAKGRRDGFSSAGDNPRPPMATRPGREGVGMGWKGPRTLVLHKNSQGFGFTLRHFIVYPPESALHTNLKDEENGNGKGFQKGQLEPMDTIFVKNVREKGPAHQAGLCTGDRLVKVNGESILGKTYSQVIALIQNSESVLELSIMPKDEDVLQLVSAYSQDAYLTGNEPYAGGAENLPPPPPLCYPRSKTTSVSGAPLSSPMGQNQLDNWSRWPGSSSPSSPLDNRSAVCSPASWQEGRPGEPGGVGHSSPAHRTEEIQYGMTSQQPQGQIRGRSYSSSSSSGGPLSSPLQVHYPNHHGASSSQAQPRKSSSAWTSPPQPQISHSRSDRCQQALSDWYYNQQPDRSVRKMQTRHRSYSQDRLSESRRQQQRTGGWPHSASQDTLLLLQQSGPGPQGEPYWSYGDHTATNYTRTRSENLLALYDHHGRSLEMLDRGAAGLVSPRIDRPAWLQQAPKPPPRTDAYHRQGNHFSAAQAPQVSRQSQPTSKHHPQTHTQPQPAPTQSRRLPPGQSVDDLPVGYRSYSPSFYRKTGRILQQAHSFRDPSYSGPHLNWNPVPKTSPPEGTPAPPTASTTTPVASATPESQDRGYRPTNHERERGAVEGQAELVAQTQEVVMRQKPPTGRRNVQGMRHPHYALPLDGLEPSLFSPDPKDSAPGPGSTGDVASGKPNGNLAPLPLEDDSLASIPFIDEPTSPGADLRARHVPASSVVSSGMSSTPAVVNSPASPTFTFPLTRLFSHDCSSIKSSRRSSYVLAISSERSKSCDEGLNTFREDGRSFRRLPKRVKSFFTDGSLDNIGTAEEVRSKRHSTSELGNITYSDVWREGWLHYKQIHTEKGKKVGSAMRPWKRVFSVLRSQSLFLYKDKREAVLRGATFGGSAEDEQPISIQGCLVDIAYSETKRKHALRLTTQDFCEYLLQAEDREDMLNWIKVIGENSKIDNEELGFSRQALINKKLNDYRKQSPAVNKPDSSPKLSRMKPPFLLNKTENAAGAPRSPKPEGKDESSPPKSPWGINIMKKAKKAGPKAFGVRLEECQPGTNNKFVPMIVEICCGLVEEMGLEYTGIYRVPGNNAMVSLLQEQLNKGVDINPAEEKWQDLNVVSSLLKSFFRKLPEPLFTNDKYNDFIDANRMENASDRLKTMKKLIRDLPDHYYHTLKFLVGHLKTVADNSDKNKMEPRNLALVFGPTLVRTSEDNMKDMVTHMPDRYKIVETLIQHCTWFFTDELDKDEKTPVDTEDVQPAPNIDHLLSNIGRTALLGEASDSTNSDSAKSKGSWGSKKDLTAKEFLALSIMSAVTGRKRRKRHNARRVGSSTDDDSEHEPIKAGHLGAGEEEEVESPVGDTAPRAEGEEDDDEEEEEDEEEEDEEVAESGVKEERQEEPAVKPNRLSCKVEEEAGGRQAAMLNEEEEVQAEVKGPQWRAPEDARSIVSGYSTLSTLGRSLGSEGRGDDADDEHSELVSETDNESGFASRSLTQERPDKHPAPPVNTQLLAPPRSFLYTHYKSPALSTSNILTPPTSLTQRPDSTERSDGGARSTTPSSSSFSSSSTTHRLHSRPSFNSHKLIQCDTLARRKLKSEKNKTRSLDLMESPEGTAPSEGSGSGTEGAPTAKRDTSRTNTSSGSSQESLRPARPKPAVLPSEAASFTPTGPGGKSLADQVRARLLGSADNLHRVGLRKPPSPETRRKKRAWRRHTVVASPTEMSDKRPQLIVSDFPLSPNNQNQVKTQGLPRDAEGLDQGPATRQAPTSNFHQYL; encoded by the exons GATGAGGAGAACGGTAACGGAAAGG GGTTTCAGAAAGGTCAGTTGGAGCCAATGGACACTATATTTGTGAAGAACGTGAGAGAAAAGGGTCCGGCCCATCAGGCAGGCCTGTGCACAG GGGATCGTCTGGTGAAAGTGAATGGAGAAAGTATTCTAGGAAAGACGTACTCACAGGTGATCGCCCTCATTCAGAACAG TGAGAGCGTGTTGGAGCTCTCCATTATGCCAAAGGATGAAGATGTGCTTCAGTTGGTAAGT GCGTACTCCCAGGATGCCTACCTGACGGGTAATGAACCGTACGCTGGGGGAGCTGAAAACCTTCCGCCGCCACCCCCCCTATGTTACCCACGCTCCAAGACGACGTCGGTTTCTGGAGCTCCCCTCTCATCCCCCATGGGCCAGAACCAGCTGGATAACTGGAGTCGCTGGCCAGGTTCTTCCAGCCCCTCATCACCCTTGGACAACCGATCTGCTGTGTGCAGCCCCGCCAGCTGGCAGGAGGGGCGGCCAGGCGAGCCCGGTGGTGTGGGTCACAGCAGTCCAGCCCACCGCACAGAGGAGATCCAGTACGGTATGACCAGCCAGCAGCCTCAGGGCCAGATTAGGGGACGCTCCTACTCTTCGTCTTCCTCCTCCGGAGGCCCTTTGTCCAGCCCGCTACAAGTTCACTACCCCAACCACCATGGTGCCAGTTCTTCACAGGCTCAGCCACGCAAGTCCAGCTCAGCCTGGACCAGTCCCCCTCAGCCACAGATCAGCCACAGCCGCAGTGACCGCTGCCAGCAGGCCCTCTCTGACTGGTACTACAACCAGCAGCCGGATCGCTCAGTACGCAAGATGCAGACCCGCCATCGGAGCTACTCACAAGACCGGCTCAGTGAATCAAGGAGGCAGCAGCAGCGTACAGGTGGCTGGCCACACAGCGCCTCCCAGGACACTCTGCTCTTACTTCAGCAGTCAGGACCCGGACCCCAAGGGGAGCCATACTGGTCCTACGGAGACCACACTGCCACTAACTATACTCGAACACGCTCTGAAAATTTGCTCGCCCTCTACGACCACCATGGTCGCTCGTTAGAGATGTTGGACCGAGGAGCAGCTGGACTGGTCTCGCCTCGGATTGACAGGCCCGCGTGGCTCCAGCAGGCCCCCAAGCCTCCCCCGAGGACTGACGCTTACCACAGGCAGGGCAACCATTTTAGCGCAGCGCAAGCTCCTCAAGTGTCCCGGCAGTCACAGCCAACCTCTAAACACCACCCACAGACCCACACCCAGCCACAGCCGGCGCCCACTCAGAGCAGGCGGCTTCCTCCTGGACAGAGCGTGGACGACCTGCCGGTGGGCTACCGTAGCTACAGCCCATCTTTTTACCGCAAAACAGGCCGCATCCTGCAGCAGGCTCATTCGTTCAGGGACCCTTCATACTCTGGCCCCCACTTAAACTGGAACCCAGTACCTAAAACCAGCCCTCCAGAGGGGACGCCAGCACCTCCCACTGCCTCCACCACAACTCCAGTTGCCTCCGCCACGCCCGAATCCCAGGACAGAGGGTACAGGCCAACAAACCACGAGAGGGAACGAGGGGCAGTGGAAGGGCAGGCTGAATTGGTGGCACAGACCCAGGAAGTGGTGATGAGGCAGAAACCCCCCACGGGGCGGAGGAATGTCCAGGGTATGCGTCACCCTCACTATGCCCTGCCTTTGGATGGGCTAGAACCCTCTTTGTTTTCTCCTGATCCCAAAGACTCAGCCCCAGGTCCCGGTTCCACAGGAGATGTAGCCTCAGGCAAACCAAATGGAAACCTTGCTCCCCTCCCACTAGAGGATGACTCTCTGGCCTCCATCCCCTTCATAG ACGAGCCAACCAGCCCCGGCGCCGATTTGCGCGCCCGGCACGTGCCGGCGTCCTCCGTTGTCTCCAGCGGCATGAGTTCAACGCCCGCCGTGGTCAACAGCCCTGCATCCCCCACCTTCACCTTCCCCCTCACTAGGCTCTTCTCACACGACTGCA GCAGTATTAAATCCAGTCGCCGTTCCTCCTATGTTCTAGCCATCTCCAGCGAGCGCTCCAAGTCATGTGACGAAGGACTCAACACGTTCAGAGAGGACGGACGATCCTT TAGGAGGCTTCCAAAAAGAGTGAAGAGCTTCTTCACAGATGGG TCTCTGGACAACATCGGGACAGCGGAGGAGGTTCGGTCGAAACGTCACTCCACCTCGGAGCTGGGAAACATCACTTACAGCGATGTATGGCGAGAAGGATGGCTGCACTACAAGCAGATCCACACCGAGAAGGGCAAG AAGGTAGGCAGCGCCATGCGTCCGTGGAAGCGTGTCTTTTCGGTTCTTCGCTCCCAATCGCTGTTCCTCTACAAGGATAAGCGGGAGGCGGTGCTTCGCGGAGCCACATTTGGAGGTTCGGCCGAGGATGAGCAGCCGATCAGCATCCAGGGCTGCCTGGTGGACATCGCGTACAGCGAGACCAAACGAAAGCACGCCCTCCGGCTGACCACCCAGGACTTCTGTGAGTATTTGCTGCAAGCGGAGGACCGGGAGGACATGCTGAATTGGATAAAGGTCATCGGGGAGAACAGCAAGATAGACAACGAG GAGCTCGGCTTTTCCAGGCAGGCCCTCATTAATAAGAAGCTTAATGACTACAGAAAACAAAG TCCAGCTGTCAACAAGCCAGACTCCTCTCCCAAGTTGTCCCGTATGAAGCCTCCCTTCCTGCTCAATAAGACGGAGAACGCTGCTGGAGCGCCACGCTCGCCCAAACCAGAAGGCAAAG ATGAGAGCAGCCCTCCCAAGTCTCCATGGGGAATTAACATCatgaagaaagcaaagaaagctGGGCCCAAAGCTTTCGGTGTGAGGCTGGAGGAATGTCAACCTGGTACAAATAACAAG TTCGTTCCAATGATTGTGGAGATCTGCTGTGGCCTCGTGGAGGAGATGGGTCTGGAATACACCGGCATTTACCGAGTCCCAGGGAATAACGCCATGGTGTCGCTGCTCCAGGAGCAGCTCAACAAGGGCGTGGACATCAACCCTGCAGAGGAG AAGTGGCAGGACCTCAATGTCGTCAGTAGCTTACTCAAATCCTTCTTCAGGAAACTCCCAGAGCCACTCTTCACCAACG ACAAGTACAACGACTTCATCGATGCCAATCGGATGGAAAATGCATCCGACAGACTGAAGACCATGAAGAAGTTG ATCCGCGACCTCCCAGATCATTATTACCACACTCTCAAGTTCCTGGTTGGTCACCTGAAGACTGTAGCCGACAACTCGGATAAAAACAAG ATGGAGCCTCGTAACTTGGCTCTCGTGTTTGGGCCGACGCTGGTTCGGACGTCTGAGGACAACATGAAAGACATGGTCACTCACATGCCCGACCGCTACAAGATCGTAGAAACGCTCATACAACAC TGCACCTGGTTTTTCACTGATGAGCTAGACAAGGATGAGAAG ACACCAGTGGACACGGAGGACGTGCAGCCCGCCCCCAACATCGACCACCTGCTCTCCAACATCGGCAGGACCGCTCTGCTCGGCGAAGCCTCGG attCAACCAACAGTGATTCAGCGAAATCAAAG GGGTCATGGGGGTCAAAGAAGGACCTCACAGCCAAGGAATTCCTGGCTCTGTCCATCATGTCAGCGGTTACTGGCCGCAAACGCAGGAAGCGCCATAACGCCCGCCGCGTGGGCAGCAGCACCGACGACGACTCTGAGCATGAGCCGATCAAAGCTGGACATTTAGGggcaggagaggaagaggaggtggagtCGCCAGTAGGAGACACTGCTCCTCgagcagagggagaggaggatgatgacgaagaggaagaagaggacgaggaggaggaggatgaggaagtTGCAGAGAGCGGAGTGAAAGAGGAGCGACAAGAGGAGCCGGCCGTTAAACCCAATCGGTTGTCCTGTAAAGTGGAAGAGGAGGCGGGAGGAAGGCAGGCAGCCATGTTaaacgaggaggaggaggtgcaggCGGAGGTGAAGGGGCCTCAGTGGCGAGCTCCAGAGGATGCTCGCTCTATAGTTTCAGGTTACTCCACCCTCTCTACTTTAGGGCGGAGCTTGGGATCTGAGGGGAGGGGGGACGATGCTGATGATGAACACAGCGAGCTggtgagcgagacagataatgAGAGCGGCTTCGCCTCGCGCTCTCTTACACAGGAGAGACCCGATAAACACCCGGCGCCACCTGTAAACACGCAGCTGCTGGCGCCGCCGCGAAGCTTTCTCTACACACACTACAAAAGCCCCGCTCTGTCAACCAGTAACATTCTCACCCCACCCACTTCCCTCACACAGAGACCAGACTCCACAGAGAGGAGCGACGGAGGGGCCCGCTCCACTAcaccttcttcctcctccttctcgtcCTCCTCCACCACTCACAGACTGCACTCGCGGCCTTCCTTTAACTCCCACAAGCTGATCCAGTGCGACACTCTGGCCAGGAGGAAGCTGAAGTCTGAGAAAAACAAGACTCGCTCCCTGGACCTGATGGAGTCTCCCGAGGGCACGGCTCCATCCGAGGGCTCCGGCTCAGGAACGGAAGGTGCACCCACAGCAAAGAGGGATACCTCCAGAACCAACACTTCCTCAGGCAGCAGCCAGGAGAGTCTGCGCCCAGCCCGACCCAAGCCTGCCGTGCTGCCCAGCGAGGCCGCTTCCTTCACTCCGACCGGCCCGGGCGGGAAGTCGCTGGCCGATCAGGTCCGCGCCCGACTGCTAGGCTCAGCTGACAACCTGCACCGCGTCGGACTGCGGAAACCACCGTCACCCGAGACGCGCAGGAAGAAGCGGGCTTGGCGCAGACACACTGTGGTGGCTTCCCCGACTGAGATGTCCGATAAGAGACCCCAGCTGATTGTCAGCGATTTCCCCTTATCTCCTAACAATCAAAACCAGGTCAAAACACAAGGGCTGCCTCGGGATGCAGAAGGTCTTGACCAAGGACCGGCTACACGTCAAGCACCCACCTCCAATTTCCACCAGTACCTTTGA
- the arhgap23a gene encoding rho GTPase-activating protein 23 isoform X10: MVLPSLLLMTKQAKGRRDGFSSAGDNPRPPMATRPGREGVGMGWKGPRTLVLHKNSQGFGFTLRHFIVYPPESALHTNLKDEENGNGKGFQKGQLEPMDTIFVKNVREKGPAHQAGLCTGDRLVKVNGESILGKTYSQVIALIQNSESVLELSIMPKDEDVLQLVSAYSQDAYLTGNEPYAGGAENLPPPPPLCYPRSKTTSVSGAPLSSPMGQNQLDNWSRWPGSSSPSSPLDNRSAVCSPASWQEGRPGEPGGVGHSSPAHRTEEIQYGMTSQQPQGQIRGRSYSSSSSSGGPLSSPLQVHYPNHHGASSSQAQPRKSSSAWTSPPQPQISHSRSDRCQQALSDWYYNQQPDRSVRKMQTRHRSYSQDRLSESRRQQQRTGGWPHSASQDTLLLLQQSGPGPQGEPYWSYGDHTATNYTRTRSENLLALYDHHGRSLEMLDRGAAGLVSPRIDRPAWLQQAPKPPPRTDAYHRQGNHFSAAQAPQVSRQSQPTSKHHPQTHTQPQPAPTQSRRLPPGQSVDDLPVGYRSYSPSFYRKTGRILQQAHSFRDPSYSGPHLNWNPVPKTSPPEGTPAPPTASTTTPVASATPESQDRGYRPTNHERERGAVEGQAELVAQTQEVVMRQKPPTGRRNVQGMRHPHYALPLDGLEPSLFSPDPKDSAPGPGSTGDVASGKPNGNLAPLPLEDDSLASIPFIDEPTSPGADLRARHVPASSVVSSGMSSTPAVVNSPASPTFTFPLTRLFSHDCSSIKSSRRSSYVLAISSERSKSCDEGLNTFREDGRSFRRLPKRVKSFFTDGSLDNIGTAEEVRSKRHSTSELGNITYSDVWREGWLHYKQIHTEKGKKVGSAMRPWKRVFSVLRSQSLFLYKDKREAVLRGATFGGSAEDEQPISIQGCLVDIAYSETKRKHALRLTTQDFCEYLLQAEDREDMLNWIKVIGENSKIDNEELGFSRQALINKKLNDYRKQSPAVNKPDSSPKLSRMKPPFLLNKTENAAGAPRSPKPEGKDESSPPKSPWGINIMKKAKKAGPKAFGVRLEECQPGTNNKFVPMIVEICCGLVEEMGLEYTGIYRVPGNNAMVSLLQEQLNKGVDINPAEEKWQDLNVVSSLLKSFFRKLPEPLFTNDKYNDFIDANRMENASDRLKTMKKLIRDLPDHYYHTLKFLVGHLKTVADNSDKNKMEPRNLALVFGPTLVRTSEDNMKDMVTHMPDRYKIVETLIQHCTWFFTDELDKDEKTPVDTEDVQPAPNIDHLLSNIGRTALLGEASDSTNSDSAKSKGSWGSKKDLTAKEFLALSIMSAVTGRKRRKRHNARRVGSSTDDDSEHEPIKAGHLGAGEEEEVESPVGDTAPRAEGEEDDDEEEEEDEEEEDEEVAESGVKEERQEEPAVKPNRLSCKVEEEAGGRQAAMLNEEEEVQAEVKGPQWRAPEDARSIVSGYSTLSTLGRSLGSEGRGDDADDEHSELVSETDNESGFASRSLTQERPDKHPAPPVNTQLLAPPRSFLYTHYKSPALSTSNILTPPTSLTQRPDSTERSDGGARSTTPSSSSFSSSSTTHRLHSRPSFNSHKLIQCDTLARRKLKSEKNKTRSLDLMESPEGTAPSEGSGSGTEGAPTAKRDTSRTNTSSGSSQESLRPARPKPAVLPSEAASFTPTGPGGKSLADQVRARLLGSADNLHRVGLRKPPSPETRRKKRAWRRHTVVASPTEMSDKRPQLIVSDFPLSPNNQNQVKTQGLPRDAEGLDQGPATRQAPTSNFHQYL; the protein is encoded by the exons GATGAGGAGAACGGTAACGGAAAGG GGTTTCAGAAAGGTCAGTTGGAGCCAATGGACACTATATTTGTGAAGAACGTGAGAGAAAAGGGTCCGGCCCATCAGGCAGGCCTGTGCACAG GGGATCGTCTGGTGAAAGTGAATGGAGAAAGTATTCTAGGAAAGACGTACTCACAGGTGATCGCCCTCATTCAGAACAG TGAGAGCGTGTTGGAGCTCTCCATTATGCCAAAGGATGAAGATGTGCTTCAGTTGGTAAGT GCGTACTCCCAGGATGCCTACCTGACGGGTAATGAACCGTACGCTGGGGGAGCTGAAAACCTTCCGCCGCCACCCCCCCTATGTTACCCACGCTCCAAGACGACGTCGGTTTCTGGAGCTCCCCTCTCATCCCCCATGGGCCAGAACCAGCTGGATAACTGGAGTCGCTGGCCAGGTTCTTCCAGCCCCTCATCACCCTTGGACAACCGATCTGCTGTGTGCAGCCCCGCCAGCTGGCAGGAGGGGCGGCCAGGCGAGCCCGGTGGTGTGGGTCACAGCAGTCCAGCCCACCGCACAGAGGAGATCCAGTACGGTATGACCAGCCAGCAGCCTCAGGGCCAGATTAGGGGACGCTCCTACTCTTCGTCTTCCTCCTCCGGAGGCCCTTTGTCCAGCCCGCTACAAGTTCACTACCCCAACCACCATGGTGCCAGTTCTTCACAGGCTCAGCCACGCAAGTCCAGCTCAGCCTGGACCAGTCCCCCTCAGCCACAGATCAGCCACAGCCGCAGTGACCGCTGCCAGCAGGCCCTCTCTGACTGGTACTACAACCAGCAGCCGGATCGCTCAGTACGCAAGATGCAGACCCGCCATCGGAGCTACTCACAAGACCGGCTCAGTGAATCAAGGAGGCAGCAGCAGCGTACAGGTGGCTGGCCACACAGCGCCTCCCAGGACACTCTGCTCTTACTTCAGCAGTCAGGACCCGGACCCCAAGGGGAGCCATACTGGTCCTACGGAGACCACACTGCCACTAACTATACTCGAACACGCTCTGAAAATTTGCTCGCCCTCTACGACCACCATGGTCGCTCGTTAGAGATGTTGGACCGAGGAGCAGCTGGACTGGTCTCGCCTCGGATTGACAGGCCCGCGTGGCTCCAGCAGGCCCCCAAGCCTCCCCCGAGGACTGACGCTTACCACAGGCAGGGCAACCATTTTAGCGCAGCGCAAGCTCCTCAAGTGTCCCGGCAGTCACAGCCAACCTCTAAACACCACCCACAGACCCACACCCAGCCACAGCCGGCGCCCACTCAGAGCAGGCGGCTTCCTCCTGGACAGAGCGTGGACGACCTGCCGGTGGGCTACCGTAGCTACAGCCCATCTTTTTACCGCAAAACAGGCCGCATCCTGCAGCAGGCTCATTCGTTCAGGGACCCTTCATACTCTGGCCCCCACTTAAACTGGAACCCAGTACCTAAAACCAGCCCTCCAGAGGGGACGCCAGCACCTCCCACTGCCTCCACCACAACTCCAGTTGCCTCCGCCACGCCCGAATCCCAGGACAGAGGGTACAGGCCAACAAACCACGAGAGGGAACGAGGGGCAGTGGAAGGGCAGGCTGAATTGGTGGCACAGACCCAGGAAGTGGTGATGAGGCAGAAACCCCCCACGGGGCGGAGGAATGTCCAGGGTATGCGTCACCCTCACTATGCCCTGCCTTTGGATGGGCTAGAACCCTCTTTGTTTTCTCCTGATCCCAAAGACTCAGCCCCAGGTCCCGGTTCCACAGGAGATGTAGCCTCAGGCAAACCAAATGGAAACCTTGCTCCCCTCCCACTAGAGGATGACTCTCTGGCCTCCATCCCCTTCATAG ACGAGCCAACCAGCCCCGGCGCCGATTTGCGCGCCCGGCACGTGCCGGCGTCCTCCGTTGTCTCCAGCGGCATGAGTTCAACGCCCGCCGTGGTCAACAGCCCTGCATCCCCCACCTTCACCTTCCCCCTCACTAGGCTCTTCTCACACGACTGCA GCAGTATTAAATCCAGTCGCCGTTCCTCCTATGTTCTAGCCATCTCCAGCGAGCGCTCCAAGTCATGTGACGAAGGACTCAACACGTTCAGAGAGGACGGACGATCCTT TAGGAGGCTTCCAAAAAGAGTGAAGAGCTTCTTCACAGATGGG TCTCTGGACAACATCGGGACAGCGGAGGAGGTTCGGTCGAAACGTCACTCCACCTCGGAGCTGGGAAACATCACTTACAGCGATGTATGGCGAGAAGGATGGCTGCACTACAAGCAGATCCACACCGAGAAGGGCAAG AAGGTAGGCAGCGCCATGCGTCCGTGGAAGCGTGTCTTTTCGGTTCTTCGCTCCCAATCGCTGTTCCTCTACAAGGATAAGCGGGAGGCGGTGCTTCGCGGAGCCACATTTGGAGGTTCGGCCGAGGATGAGCAGCCGATCAGCATCCAGGGCTGCCTGGTGGACATCGCGTACAGCGAGACCAAACGAAAGCACGCCCTCCGGCTGACCACCCAGGACTTCTGTGAGTATTTGCTGCAAGCGGAGGACCGGGAGGACATGCTGAATTGGATAAAGGTCATCGGGGAGAACAGCAAGATAGACAACGAG GAGCTCGGCTTTTCCAGGCAGGCCCTCATTAATAAGAAGCTTAATGACTACAGAAAACAAAG TCCAGCTGTCAACAAGCCAGACTCCTCTCCCAAGTTGTCCCGTATGAAGCCTCCCTTCCTGCTCAATAAGACGGAGAACGCTGCTGGAGCGCCACGCTCGCCCAAACCAGAAGGCAAAG ATGAGAGCAGCCCTCCCAAGTCTCCATGGGGAATTAACATCatgaagaaagcaaagaaagctGGGCCCAAAGCTTTCGGTGTGAGGCTGGAGGAATGTCAACCTGGTACAAATAACAAG TTCGTTCCAATGATTGTGGAGATCTGCTGTGGCCTCGTGGAGGAGATGGGTCTGGAATACACCGGCATTTACCGAGTCCCAGGGAATAACGCCATGGTGTCGCTGCTCCAGGAGCAGCTCAACAAGGGCGTGGACATCAACCCTGCAGAGGAG AAGTGGCAGGACCTCAATGTCGTCAGTAGCTTACTCAAATCCTTCTTCAGGAAACTCCCAGAGCCACTCTTCACCAACG ACAAGTACAACGACTTCATCGATGCCAATCGGATGGAAAATGCATCCGACAGACTGAAGACCATGAAGAAGTTG ATCCGCGACCTCCCAGATCATTATTACCACACTCTCAAGTTCCTGGTTGGTCACCTGAAGACTGTAGCCGACAACTCGGATAAAAACAAG ATGGAGCCTCGTAACTTGGCTCTCGTGTTTGGGCCGACGCTGGTTCGGACGTCTGAGGACAACATGAAAGACATGGTCACTCACATGCCCGACCGCTACAAGATCGTAGAAACGCTCATACAACAC TGCACCTGGTTTTTCACTGATGAGCTAGACAAGGATGAGAAG ACACCAGTGGACACGGAGGACGTGCAGCCCGCCCCCAACATCGACCACCTGCTCTCCAACATCGGCAGGACCGCTCTGCTCGGCGAAGCCTCGG attCAACCAACAGTGATTCAGCGAAATCAAAG GGGTCATGGGGGTCAAAGAAGGACCTCACAGCCAAGGAATTCCTGGCTCTGTCCATCATGTCAGCGGTTACTGGCCGCAAACGCAGGAAGCGCCATAACGCCCGCCGCGTGGGCAGCAGCACCGACGACGACTCTGAGCATGAGCCGATCAAAGCTGGACATTTAGGggcaggagaggaagaggaggtggagtCGCCAGTAGGAGACACTGCTCCTCgagcagagggagaggaggatgatgacgaagaggaagaagaggacgaggaggaggaggatgaggaagtTGCAGAGAGCGGAGTGAAAGAGGAGCGACAAGAGGAGCCGGCCGTTAAACCCAATCGGTTGTCCTGTAAAGTGGAAGAGGAGGCGGGAGGAAGGCAGGCAGCCATGTTaaacgaggaggaggaggtgcaggCGGAGGTGAAGGGGCCTCAGTGGCGAGCTCCAGAGGATGCTCGCTCTATAGTTTCAGGTTACTCCACCCTCTCTACTTTAGGGCGGAGCTTGGGATCTGAGGGGAGGGGGGACGATGCTGATGATGAACACAGCGAGCTggtgagcgagacagataatgAGAGCGGCTTCGCCTCGCGCTCTCTTACACAGGAGAGACCCGATAAACACCCGGCGCCACCTGTAAACACGCAGCTGCTGGCGCCGCCGCGAAGCTTTCTCTACACACACTACAAAAGCCCCGCTCTGTCAACCAGTAACATTCTCACCCCACCCACTTCCCTCACACAGAGACCAGACTCCACAGAGAGGAGCGACGGAGGGGCCCGCTCCACTAcaccttcttcctcctccttctcgtcCTCCTCCACCACTCACAGACTGCACTCGCGGCCTTCCTTTAACTCCCACAAGCTGATCCAGTGCGACACTCTGGCCAGGAGGAAGCTGAAGTCTGAGAAAAACAAGACTCGCTCCCTGGACCTGATGGAGTCTCCCGAGGGCACGGCTCCATCCGAGGGCTCCGGCTCAGGAACGGAAGGTGCACCCACAGCAAAGAGGGATACCTCCAGAACCAACACTTCCTCAGGCAGCAGCCAGGAGAGTCTGCGCCCAGCCCGACCCAAGCCTGCCGTGCTGCCCAGCGAGGCCGCTTCCTTCACTCCGACCGGCCCGGGCGGGAAGTCGCTGGCCGATCAGGTCCGCGCCCGACTGCTAGGCTCAGCTGACAACCTGCACCGCGTCGGACTGCGGAAACCACCGTCACCCGAGACGCGCAGGAAGAAGCGGGCTTGGCGCAGACACACTGTGGTGGCTTCCCCGACTGAGATGTCCGATAAGAGACCCCAGCTGATTGTCAGCGATTTCCCCTTATCTCCTAACAATCAAAACCAGGTCAAAACACAAGGGCTGCCTCGGGATGCAGAAGGTCTTGACCAAGGACCGGCTACACGTCAAGCACCCACCTCCAATTTCCACCAGTACCTTTGA